The Hippocampus zosterae strain Florida unplaced genomic scaffold, ASM2543408v3 HiC_scaffold_270, whole genome shotgun sequence genomic sequence ACTGTTAGTGCCAGTACCTGTACCACTGTCAGTGCCTGTTCCTGTACCTGTACCACTGTCAGTGCCTGTACCTGTATCTGTACCTGTACCTGTTCCTGTACCTGTACCTGTACCTGTACCTGTTCCTGTACCTGTACCTGTACCTGTACCTGTACCTGTGTCAGTGCCTGTCTATGTGCCAGTGCCTGTCTATGTGCCAGTGCCTGTACCTGTACCAGTGTCAGTGCCTGTGCCAGTGGAATCAGCGTCTGTGCCTGTACCTGTTCCTGTACCTGTGTCAGTATCTGTGTCTGTGCCTGTACCTGTTCCTGTACCACTGTCAGTGCCTGTGCCTGTACCTGTACCTGTGCCAGTTCCAGTGCCAGTGCCGCCTGTTCCTGTCTATGTGCCAGTGCCTGTACCTGTACCAGTGTCAGTGCCTGTCTATGATCCAGTGCCAGTGCCTGTTCCTGTCTATGTGCCAGTGTCAGtgcctgttcctgttcctgttcctgtctaTGTGCCAGTGCCTGTACCTGTGCCTGTACCACTGTCAGTGCCTGTGCCTGTACCTGTACCTGTATCTGTACCTGTGCCTGtacctgttcctgttcctgttgctgttcctgttcctgttcctgtctaTGTGCCAGTGCCTGTACCTGTACCAGTGTCAGTGCCTGTCTATGATCCAGTGCCAGTGCCTGTTCCTGTCTATGTGCCAGTGCCAGTGAACCAGTGCCTGTACCTGTGCCAGTGCCAGTGTCAGTGTCAGTGCCAGTGCCAGTGCCAGTGGAACCAGTGCCTGTACCTGTGCCAGTGCCAGTGTCAGTGCCAGTGCCAGTGCCTGTACCTGTACCTGTACCTGTACCTGTACCTGTACCTGTACTTGTACCTGTACCTGTACCTGTGTCAGTAATCTCAGTGCCATTAAAAGGGCCATACCCCTTGGAATAGAGAACAACGGTGCCATTCTTGTAGTGCAAACTGACATAGTTAAAGTAGGATAGGTCTATGCCATCGAGCCTGATATCGGCAGCAGGCAACTCATCAACTAAGCCCGTTTGCGTGAAATTATTCCAGGGATAGGCGAGATCATAGATATAGATCTTCTACTTGGCTTGGGAGTAAGTGACCAGTGTGATGCAGTAAGCGTTGTAGATCAAGATTTCCATCGGGAAGGGAGCGGTGTAGAAGTCCACATCCCTCGACTTGTTGAAAACGGCCGAGAAAACGGTGGGACTGCTTTGGTAGACGAGGTAATAGCTTTCCGAATAAAAGTATTGATCCAGCTCCTTTTAAACCTCGGGCACTACCGGTTACAAATAGTACAGAATGTAGGTCTGGCCGTCCACGGTGTAGAACATGTATTGCTATTCGTCAGTGATGTGCCCGCGCGAGCCGGGGTAGATCGCGGTGGTCTTCATGATCTCCATGCGGTAGTCCGTGTCGGACAGGTTAGCTGTTATCCTCCTGAGCATGATTATCTTGTCATGGGTCAGCACTGTCAACTTGGGCTGAGTGGTAGAGCGGGTGGAGGTATAGAGGGTCCTGCACTTCTGGTCCAGGTGGATGACCTCTTGGAAGAGTCCAAGCTAGATGTCCCCGTTGACGATGATCGACTTCGAGCCGTCCCAGTAGCAGGCCTCGATTTCGTATCTCTGGTTTATCATAAGGCATAATAATGTCCAGTGATCTGGAATCGGTTTACTGAAGACCTACTTTTGTTAGTCCCATTTATTCGCCACCAGATTGTTGCCCTTTTAGTAGGCGATATGATAAATGAACAATGAGTAAAGCGAGTCCCCTACCTACACTTTGGACTAGTAATTCAGCCCACTTCTCCCCGTGGCCAGGATGACCAGCTCAAAATCATATAATAAATTGCCCTTTCACTTAAATTAAATTATAATTAATTGCATTCTTATTTGGATGACTCACTTTTGCTTGGTCTAGAGAATGTTACTGTTGTAAAATGTTCCATGATTTTTTAATAAGAGattattgatttcatttttattttaatggacCTGTTAATCTGTATCCAAAATATTAAGGTATTTTAAATTAAGAAATAAATTGATGGGGGACAGTTAAAAACTTAAAGTCAAATTCTTAACTGTCACCTTTCTTAGGCAAGGCTACCTCTTTAATAAAGGATGCTCAATTTACTTTTCCACACATGTTACAGCCTGTCCACTCTGAAAATAGGGTCGGAATTGGCTATACCCCTTCATGAGTCATCTTAGAAACAAACAGGCAGCGCGTTGCCCGATCAGCTCGTATCTACGATACAGGCTTATAAGCAACTTGTCCAGCAACACAACCTAACGGCCGGCCTCCCTTTGGTGACTCAGCCTCAACCCAACAATCAAGTCGAAGTCCAAGATATTGCTGAGCAGTCCACTCCTCAGACGAATCAACATGATAAAATGCGATCCCACAATTTCTTGAGCCAGCAGTGCCAATAGCTAAGCAAATTCATCTAGAAGGGGTCTCTCAACCAACTGATCCTCGCCTTGGGGGCCACCATCCTCCTGTTCCTCTCCGCCTACGCATTCCACGTGCTGGTACAGTGCTGCAAACGCGGCAAGGCTACCAAGGCCTAAGCCTCTAAGACTTCACGGACTCCGAGCTAATGGAATAAATCGAAAGGAACCTCAACGAATTCAGCAGCAACAAGGGCAGTGCCTTGATCTAATAGGACACCGGTTAATAATCGTGAATGACGTATGCGTGTCCTTCAACCCTCCATGTGCCTGCTCACGATCGTGCCCTGGTGGTACTGTCGGATTTAAGTTTTGCGAGTTTCGTGCATTTGAATTGGCCCTATTTTAGGCCCTGGACATACTCGCCCTTTCAACAGACCCATCACTAAAAAAGTACTGTCCTGGTCCATGCTTGATCCCCGCCTGATAGACTCCCTCGAACCACTAGTTTTTCTCCTTGAAAAGATACTTCCCAGGCCCCTCCTTGATGCCCTTCACAAACATGCCTTGGAAAACATCCCCATTGGGAAAAGTGAGACTGCCCTGCCCTTGCATGCTGTCACGCTCGAACTCTCCTCGATAGATGAACTAATTGACCGTCAGCACTCCAGCCCCATGCTTAAGTCCAGCTTAAAAATCCCCTTAATAAGAATACCCTGCCTTTTTGAATTCTTCATGATGATTTTAGCTCTCGAATCGGTACTATTCTGTCTTGCACACTCCGAGTCCACTGCGCTGACCATCCACAAATGCTCCTTCGTATAATTCCTCAGCGATCTGCTAGACTCCGTGGCCATGTTTTTTCCCGGCTTTGAATGCGCCCCGGTATGATCCACCCTGTCGATATATCACAACGCCCTAACCCTCTGGCAAGCCTTTTTGAACTACCCCTAATATATATTGCCATCCGCATAATGCATATTGCCCTTGCCTTCGGGCCTGCCATTCACAATCGCTCCCTCGAAGCGGTCCCCACCCGGAAAGGTCATCTTTCCTTTCAGAGTGCTGCCGTCGACCGTCCCTTCAAACAGCAGTCTAGTGGCAGCACTGTAGCTCATGCCTTCTTTAAATGAACCTTTACTGAAATATCCCTTTTGAAAGCTGCCGTCTTTAGAAATGTACTCACCCTTCCCGAGAGCACGTCGTCCTAAATTCGCCTGTGTATTTATCTCCATTTGCGAATCTATAGGTGCCACTTACTTTCTCGCCATCTTTAAAAAAGCCTGTAAGAAAAGCCACCTTAGAAGGAATCGCCAGAGACATATGCAACTTTCCCAGCGCCCTGCTCGACCAGCCGACCACCCCTCTCGACCACCTCTCCCTAGTAGAGCGACCCGTCATGGTAGGTGATGCTCTGGCTTTCTCCGCCCATCAATAAATAAGAATCTCATCATCAGTCCTTCCTCTCCTTATAGAACTTTCTCACGAGTTGGTAAATGTCCTGCCGGAAGTACAGATAGCTCGGGACCAGGACCACCAGCCCTGCCAGGACTATCAACTGATCTCGCATATTACAGTTGTTTTGATATGACGCAGTGATTGTTTTATGGATGAGAAATGGGAAGAAGCGATGAGCAGACCAATACTACGAGAGAGCGACACCTGCAGATCTACGAGAAGCGCCAAAGACTGAGAGCGTGAGCTGTGAGGCCCGAACATGCTGGCCACAACTGTTTCGACAATGCCAACGAACCTGACTAAGCGACTAAGCGTGATGCTCACGCGAAATCGAAAGAGCATCACGCCAATCCAAATTTAACTGGGCTAGCTCAAATTTTAATGGGCTAGTGACAAGCAACAAAACTCGAGGTTGCCAAATGAAATCTTGACCAGCGGCCACCATTGCAACACAATCTACAGCGTTGGTTTCTATGACGCGATGGTTGGCCGCTGGTCAAGATTTCATTTGGCAACCTCGAGTTTTGTTGCTTGTCACTAGCCCATTAAAATTTGAGCTAGCCCAGTTAAATTTGGATTGGCGTGATGCTCTTTCGATTTCGCGTGAGCATCACGCTTAGTCGCTTAGTCAGGTTCGTTGGCATTGTCGAAACAGTTGTGGCCAGCATGTTCGGGCCTCACAGCTCACGCTCTCAGTCTTTGGCGCTTCTCGTAGGATCTGCAGGTGTCGCTCTCTCGTAGTATTGGTCTGCTCATCGCTTCTTCCCATTTCTCATCCATAAAACAATCACTGCGTCATATCAAAACAACTGTATGACATTAGATCACTCCGGCCTTTTGATCTCGTGCCAGAGGGGGTCCTCTTCCCTGCTGGTGGCTGCGCTGGCCCAGCTGGAGACCACCTCCGCCCCGTACTTGTGCAGCTTGTGCGAGGCGTCCTCCACCCTGTCCAGCCACAGCCCGCCTCCCACGTCCACCAACACCTCACCTCCAGTGTCTGGAAGAACCGCTCTTATTCGAAAAGTACATCTGCAGCATCTCCATGCAGCCGACAAGCAACTCGCACTCGGCCGGAGTGACAGGTTCGGAGTTGATCAAGGAGTAAGCGCGCAGAGGCCGGGCTGACTTTATTAGCACCAAGCGGGTATAGAGCCGTGCCTTTCTGTGGTCCTTGACGTAGATCTTGATGGATTTGTTAACGAATAGGTGCTCTTCGGATTCAAGGATTTAAAGCTGCCGCCAGCCTGGGAGTTACACCCCCAATGCCGGAATTCCTCCATGATGGCCCTGTAAACGAGAGCGTTCAGCCTCACCATAGCTGCCGACGGGACTTGCCACGCACAGTGGTACCGGAACCGCAGGGCGGACGGGTCAAATTACACTCTGTATGAGCACTCTCGAGTCCTGGGCGGCGGGCCTTGCTCCTTTATGAGCTTATCAAAAAGGACAATACTGTTTGCCTGACGTTCCAGGAATGTCTAGAGCAAGCGGTTCCCCTCGATGAGTTAGAGGCGGGCTGCCACCAAGGTGATCGCCGTGAATAGCAAGGGCACGTTGGTGTGGTACAGCTGACCCTCTGCACATGTGAAGTCTTGCTGATCGATAATTTATTTGAACACCCCTGCGAATTTTCCCTCTTGCTTGCCTCCATACATCTTGTAGTGCTGGACAACCACATTCATGGCGTGCTCTAGTTACACCCTGCGTTCGAGCAGCCGGACGTTGCTCTGCTCAACTACCAGCACGGGCGGCAGGCCAGCCACTGGCTCGCCCCGGTAGTACGTGTGCACCGCAAGGGCCCGTCTCGCCTCACTAAGCAGATACTCCATGCCTTTGATATGGTTATGGATCTGCCCCTTCTTGCCAAGCATCAGCTCCGCGAAATAACCTTCAGAGAGTAGCAGTCTTGCACCCCCGCGGTTGAACTCCTCCCAGCCCGCCTGCTCGAGCAGCTTGCTGAGCTTGTCGTTGCGGCCTCGGTAGAAGTGGAAGGATTTGTCGATGGTTTCCTTTCTGACCCGGCTGGGAGGCTTGCGCAGCTTGACTGGCCCGGTGGAGTTGAGCTCCTTGGAATCGCGCTCCCCGTCACGGACTGTAAAGTCCTGTTCTTGTCGTGTAAGGAGAGTCGCTGGTTCTGGTAGACCCGCTTGATCTGGCATATCCGCCTGCGCTTCTCCTCGAGCAGGGCAAGATACTACTGGACGGTGCTCTGCAGGGCGGACTGATTTCGATATAGACCTGCTCGCGCATATTATAATGGAAAAGGACGAATACCGAGAGCTCGAGAAGACGATCCGCCACAAGATCAGCCATGCGACTCGTGACCTCGACAAGGACATCTTCAAGACCGAGACCCTGCGCAAGAAGGCGGAGGCCAGCCTGCAGAAGGAGCTCAAGAAGGGCGGCGATAAGTACGCCCAAGTGACCTACGCCAAGCAGGTACTCAAATGCCAGAACCAACTGGCCCgcctcaacaacaacaagtacaagatCAAGGGCATGGAGAGCTCCATCAAAGCCTACCTCATGGAGATGAAGACTGCCGCCACCATGAAGCGCGCTGCCCACCTCATGCAGCAGTTCGGAGAAAAGGTCGATGTCAAGGAGATCGGCGCCAACCTCAACGAGGCGCAGCGGGAGATGGTCCGCATGGGCATGATCGACGAGATGCTCGCTGAGAGCCTTGAGGACCTGGATGTCGAGGAGGATGCCGAGGAAATGGTGCAGCAGCTGATCGACGCCAAGCGAGAGGAGATCGTAGTTCGCAAGGAAAAGGAGTAGTAGAAGAGCACCGGGACAAATTGAAGGAGCTGGATTTCTGATccatgaaaaacacaaatggaaTTAGGTCATCAAGAGTCAGCCTCATCTGAGGCTCGTTCCGACGCAGCACTGGCTTCGCCTTTTCCGTTAGCACTGCCCTTCTAGCCGTCCTCCTCCGGCTCTACTTTAAAGTTGACTGAGAACACGTTTTCTGTTATTTCAAGGGTGTTCGTCCAGGCCTGTTCGAACTGGGTCAGAAAGTACGAGGTGGCAACCTCCCCTCCAATCAGACAGTCGATCCTCACGTCGGTGTTGAGCCCCGCCACCACCTGGGTCTTGACTTCTCCCAGCTGAATTTCATCACAGTTGGCCCCACCTCTTCAAACATGAGTTTAGCGTCGGGAGCAGCTACGTCCTTGTAGAGGTTGTCCTTCATGAACTCCTTTCGCTCTTTCTAGTCGAAGATGTGCCAGCCGCCGGGCATCATTTTCCGATCGTCCTCGGCTTTGACCGCAGGCCCCTTGTCAGCTTCAGGTGTCTGCTCCTCCATACGATGGCGCCTGCCCCTACAGCTGGCCAGGCTAGCTAGCCCCGCCAGGAATACCATAACCATTATTAATAATCAATGCTTTTTCCTTGCTTCTCGAGCTCCTTGTCCCGCTGTTTAAGTCCCTTGAGGCCCTTCACCGCCTTCTTAATCTCCTCCTCCATCGACAGCTTTTCCTTGCTGGGCTTGTTGAAGTCGAAGCTATCGAACTCGTCCAGATCGAAGGTGTGTTTGTCCGGCTTGGGGCGGGCTTCTGCGCGGGTTAGAACTTGCGGTCCCGGGACTGCGAGTGAGGCGGCTGGTtttagagctagcttctgcggACCGGGAGGGGCGGTCAGGCGACTGCTAGGTTTTGAGAAAAGAACTGATTTTTTCTTCGATGTAATTGCGGCGGGAGGAGGTGACCGGCCGGTTTTTACACTTCGAAGTGACGTCCTTGAAAATCGACAGGCTTTCCAAATCGGAGTGGCCGGTAAAGCTCCTGACCTGCCGGGACGATGGTTCGCGGCCAGTGTCCACTTTGCTCTCTAGGATTTAGATCTGCTGCTTGAGCCGGGCCACCTGCTCCTTCAAGTTACTGTTCTCCAGGATCAGGCGATACTCGTCTCTGTGCTTGAGCTGCTTTTCCAGCTCGATCCGCAGATTCCGCTATTCCTGCAGCTCCTTCCTCAAACTCTCGATTTCGTCATCCGACTTTTTCTTGTCCAGTTTAGGTCGGGCCTCAAGTACGGCTCGTTTGGCTCGGTTGGCGAACTGCAGGGTCGAGAAGGTTTCAGCCGTGGCGGAGACCGAGGGCGAGATGCAGACTATAAAGACGCATCCTGCCAGTGCCAGTAAGCGAATCCGCGAGGACCCTGGTCAGCTTCGAGTTCCTAAAAGGGATATGCGTCCTGGACCGCTCGATGAGGGCGGAGATACACTGGCCGAGGCTGGATAAGGAGCCGTTGATGTAAGTCAGCTCCTGCACCCGGACCTCTTTCTCCTGCAGGCTGATGTTGTTCGGGATCTTGTACTTTTCGGAGCCGGCCAGGTCCACGATCCGGAGCAGGCTCTCACCGGGTTACTTGCCCCGGCCGAGCCTGCGCCGCTTTATTTGGAAGATCGAGTGCGATCGGGAGGACTGCTTATTGCCGGCGGTGGAACCTGTAACTCGGTTGTGCAGCCCCGCGTGGAGCAGTTCAATGGCGCTTTCCAGGGAGCGGACCTGGAATTCTGCATGTCGGGGATGGTGATCTCTCCGGACTTGGACTCCCTGACATCGAGGGGCTGGGGATAGTCCTAGAGCGAGAACAGGTCGTACACCTTGTCGTTGTAGACCTCGAAGAAAGACAGCAGTAGCTCGTGGTCCTTGTTCTTGCACTGCTAGGAGAGGATTAGTTCTAACGATCTGGGTAGGATGCCTCGCCGTTACCCCTCGATGTCGGCAATTAGCTCGCCCTCCTCCTGGCACTCGCCGATCATGCTGAAGGTCTTGCCGGCGCCGGTCTGCCCGTAGGCGAAGATCGTGCAGTTCGTGCCCGCCAGGAACTGGTGGATCAGGTCCTCCACCATGGAAAACTGCTCGTCTTGCTGCGTTTCGGGGGGGATCACCTTGCTGAACTTCATGATGGAGGGGTTGCCGGGTCGGTTGACTCTAAGAGTATGGTGCTGGTGAATAAGGCACGTCGATGATGGTTACGAAAGGCTCaggctcctcctcctcgaaGAAGGGGCGGACCCGGACCATGATCTCCACGCGATTGGACCGCTCGTGCTCGCCTTTCAACGGACTCCTCTGCATTAATTAACTGAAATGCAATTCAGGCTCATTCATCATCGGACTCGAGTTGCTTCCTGACCATCTTGTAGTAGGCGCCCTTAAGTTCCAGAAGGTCCTTGTGGGACCCGTCTTCGATAACCCGCCCCTCTCCTAGCACCACGATCCGGTCGCAGTACTTTATCGTGCTGAGCCGGTGCGCGATCATTATCACCGTCCGCTCCTTCAGCTCCATGACCTTGGCGATCGAGGCCTGCACCTGCGCCTCGCTGATCGAGTCCAGCGCAGATGTGGCCTCATCAAAAATCAGCACCCTGGGGTTCTTGATCAATGCCCGAGCGATTGCAATCCTCTGTTTCTGGCCTCCTGAAAGCTTTATCCCCCGCTCCCCGATGACCGTGTCGAGTCCGTCAGGAAACATGCTCTTGTTCATCACGAACTCTTCGGCATTGGACTTGACAAGTACTTCCATGATGCTCGCCTCGGAGGACTCAGGAGAGGCATAGGCGATGTTGTCCCGCAGACTGCCCGAAAACAGAACCGGCTCCTGCGAGACTAGCCCGATGCTCCTGCGCAGCACCTGCAGGTCGAACTCGCGGATGGACACCCCGTCGACCAGGATTTTCCCCGCAGAAATGTCGTAGAACCTTTCGATCATGGATATGATGGTGGACTTGCCCACCCCCGACGGCCCCACGATCGCGACCGACTCGCCAGGCCGGATCTTCAGGTCCATCCCCCTCATGATCTTCACATCTTTCTTGTCGGGGTATTCGAAGTTGACCCCCTGGAACTCGATCTCGCCGGACTGCCCCTCCCGCGCCGCTCTCAGCCCGGACTCGATCTCAACAGGAGTGTCCATCAGCTTGAAGATGGTCTCCATCACGCCCGAGGCAGTCAGGAACTCGTTGACCGAGCTGGTGACTGACGTGAGGTTGATCGACAGCGTGATGGCGTACAGCACGTAGCTGGTCAGCTCGCCGATCGACAGCTCGTTGATGGCCACCAAGTGCCCGCCGTACCATAGCACGGCCATGATCACGCCGTTCCCCATGACGGTCATCAGCACGATGAACCCACCATAGATGATCGACGATATTCGCCCGTAAGAGTAGACCTCAGCCATCCGCCGGTCGAATTCCTTGCACTCCTTCTCCTCGCAGGCGAAGGCCCGGACCGTCCGGATGTTGCCGAAGATCTCGGTGGCCAGCGAGTTGGCATGGGCCAGCTTGTCCTGGTACTTCTTCTTGGCCTCCTTGAGCTTCTTGCCCAGGTAGATGAAGCAGCCTGAGATGATCGGTGCCATGCAGAGGATCAACACCGTCATCTTCCAGCTGATCAGCCACAGCAGCACCAGGCTGCCCATGAACTGCAGCAGGTTGCGGGCCAGGATTGACAGGTTGTCCGAGGCCGCGCTCTGCACCACGGAGATGTCGCT encodes the following:
- the LOC127594806 gene encoding LOW QUALITY PROTEIN: kinesin-like protein KLP2 (The sequence of the model RefSeq protein was modified relative to this genomic sequence to represent the inferred CDS: inserted 1 base in 1 codon; deleted 1 base in 1 codon; substituted 5 bases at 5 genomic stop codons), encoding MKFSKVIPPETQQDEQFSMVEDLIHQFLAGTNCTIFAYGQTGAGKTFSMIGECQEEGELIADIEGXRRGILPRSLELILSXQCKNKDHELLLSFFEVYNDKVYDLFSLXDYPQPLDVRESKSGEITIPDMXEFQVRSLESAIELLHAGLHNRVTGSTAGNKQSSRSHSIFQIKRRRLGRGKXPGESLLRIVDLAGSEKYKIPNNISLQEKEVRVQELTYINGSLSSLGQCISALIERSRTHIPFRNSKLTRVLADSLTGTGRMVFIVCISPSVSATAETFSTLQFANRAKRAVLEARPKLDKKKSDDEIESLRKELQEXRNLRIELEKQLKHRDEYRLILENKARPKPDKHTFDLDEFDSFDFNKPSKEKLSMEEEIKKAVKGLKGLKQRDKELEKGGANCDEIQLGEVKTQVVAGLNTDVRIDCLIGGEVATSYFLTQFEQAWTNTLEITENVFSVNFKVEPEEDG
- the LOC127594807 gene encoding ABC transporter B family member 1-like, coding for MSESKNPLLARVDTEEEEGIAASRRESFLEIRDDPEPSQPQAEELSAQPGKTATLRRLLSYSMRSKGLLVLGFIGMLVNAAGSVYMPYLCGDIIDTISTHSNLLPQMVRFMALTGLMFVFGGCRGLCFNLLGERVMLDLRKELFAALVQKDIHFYDVNKSGDLTSRLASDISVVQSAASDNLSILARNLLQFMGSLVLLWLISWKMTVLILCMAPIISGCFIYLGKKLKEAKKKYQDKLAHANSLATEIFGNIRTVRAFACEEKECKEFDRRMAEVYSYGRISSIIYGGFIVLMTVMGNGVIMAVLWYGGHLVAINELSIGELTSYVLYAITLSINLTSVTSSVNEFLTASGVMETIFKLMDTPVEIESGLRAAREGQSGEIEFQGVNFEYPDKKDVKIMRGMDLKIRPGESVAIVGPSGVGKSTIISMIERFYDISAGKILVDGVSIREFDLQVLRRSIGLVSQEPVLFSGSLRDNIAYASPESSEASIMEVLVKSNAEEFVMNKSMFPDGLDTVIGERGIKLSGGQKQRIAIARALIKNPRVLIFDEATSALDSISEAQVQASIAKVMELKERTVIMIAHRLSTIKYCDRIVVLGEGRVIEDGSHKDLLELKGAYYKMVRKQLESDDE